Proteins from one Arsenophonus apicola genomic window:
- a CDS encoding DUF4347 domain-containing protein encodes MKSGMQYTKIREMRIDSPRVLGSHAFNGFNPNPHIPSQGVHLSYVAIDTDNFVRRLNIVSHGTPGRVFLDGVNGLNAEGLYHALFEHGIMDYNFTEIRMLVCHSADMTNEGISVAERLSQLTQRPVQGYYGTMTMYETMNIAGASIPAHYMVNDAFMQGGAFGATAWMHHNRSFISIGEYPFPRIPNHSETFYPFY; translated from the coding sequence ATGAAATCTGGTATGCAATATACCAAGATTAGAGAGATGAGAATTGACTCGCCCAGGGTTCTTGGATCTCACGCATTTAATGGTTTTAACCCAAATCCACATATTCCGTCTCAAGGCGTTCATCTTTCTTATGTGGCAATTGATACTGATAATTTTGTCCGTAGATTAAATATTGTATCCCATGGTACACCGGGACGTGTATTTCTAGATGGAGTCAATGGCTTAAATGCTGAGGGGCTCTATCATGCATTGTTTGAGCACGGTATTATGGATTATAACTTTACTGAAATTAGAATGCTGGTTTGTCATAGTGCTGATATGACGAATGAGGGTATCAGTGTGGCTGAGCGCCTTTCACAGCTAACACAGAGGCCGGTACAAGGATATTATGGTACGATGACAATGTATGAAACCATGAATATTGCCGGTGCTAGTATCCCAGCACACTACATGGTTAATGACGCTTTTATGCAAGGGGGGGCGTTTGGTGCGACAGCTTGGATGCATCATAATCGTTCTTTTATATCAATCGGGGAATATCCTTTTCCACGAATACCTAATCATTCTGAAACGTTTTATCCATTTTATTAG